A single Symbiobacterium thermophilum IAM 14863 DNA region contains:
- a CDS encoding MFS transporter, with product MPRIQRGTREYQLVTLALFLSALSIYASLYVTQPILPLLSADFGIIPAQASLSVSTATISMAISQMLVGPVADSLGRKPIMTVAVLATGVIGLVASRTVAFGPFLFTRFLQGLVMAGLPATAMAYLAEEIDPQHLGAAMGLYISGNSLGGLGGRIISGSVAEFWGWRGAVAAIGVVSLVCALWFARALPPSRNFRAQPLQLRRLVHSLFGAVRDPLLRALYLVGFMAMGSFVALYNYVSYHLMAPPYSLSAALMGWIFLLYLAGTFSSALMGRLSDQYGRAPMLALSLGIELAGAAIALAGPLLVKIGGIAVFTFGFFGAHSIASSWVGQRARHDKGAASALYLFTYYMGASIAGTVAGLFWMRFGWPGVVGFIACLLATAVGLAALARKLSAGTETVSTID from the coding sequence GTGCCCCGCATCCAGAGAGGAACCCGTGAGTACCAGCTCGTCACCCTGGCCCTGTTTCTCAGCGCCCTCTCGATCTACGCCAGCCTGTACGTGACCCAGCCCATCCTGCCCCTCCTGTCCGCGGACTTCGGCATCATCCCGGCGCAGGCCAGCCTGTCGGTGTCCACCGCGACCATCAGCATGGCGATCTCCCAGATGCTGGTCGGCCCCGTGGCCGACTCCCTGGGCCGCAAGCCGATCATGACCGTGGCCGTGCTGGCCACGGGCGTGATCGGCCTTGTCGCGTCCCGCACGGTCGCCTTCGGCCCGTTCCTCTTCACCCGCTTCCTCCAGGGCCTGGTGATGGCCGGGCTGCCCGCCACGGCCATGGCGTACCTGGCCGAGGAGATCGACCCCCAGCACTTGGGGGCGGCAATGGGGCTTTACATCTCCGGCAACTCGCTGGGTGGCCTCGGCGGCCGCATCATCTCCGGCTCCGTCGCCGAGTTCTGGGGCTGGCGCGGGGCCGTCGCCGCGATCGGTGTGGTCAGCCTGGTCTGCGCGCTCTGGTTCGCCCGTGCGCTGCCGCCGTCGCGGAACTTCCGGGCGCAACCGCTGCAGCTCCGGCGGCTGGTCCACTCCCTCTTCGGCGCCGTTCGCGACCCGCTGCTGCGGGCTCTCTACTTGGTGGGTTTCATGGCCATGGGCTCCTTCGTGGCCCTGTACAACTACGTCAGCTACCACCTGATGGCCCCGCCTTACAGTCTGAGCGCGGCGCTGATGGGCTGGATCTTCCTCCTCTACCTGGCCGGCACCTTCAGCTCCGCCCTGATGGGCCGGCTCTCCGACCAGTACGGCCGCGCCCCGATGCTCGCTCTCAGCCTCGGCATCGAACTGGCCGGAGCGGCGATCGCGCTGGCCGGTCCGCTGCTCGTCAAGATCGGCGGCATCGCGGTTTTCACCTTCGGCTTCTTCGGCGCCCACTCCATCGCCAGCAGCTGGGTGGGCCAGCGCGCCCGGCACGACAAGGGCGCGGCGTCGGCCCTCTACCTCTTCACTTATTACATGGGCGCCAGCATCGCCGGTACGGTGGCCGGCTTGTTCTGGATGCGCTTCGGCTGGCCAGGTGTGGTGGGGTTCATCGCCTGTCTGCTGGCGACGGCGGTGGGGCTCGCCGCCCTGGCCCGGAAGCTGTCAGCCGGGACGGAAACGGTCTCCACGATCGACTGA
- a CDS encoding IS1096 element passenger TnpR family protein, whose protein sequence is MAVRGWFTVRVDLVSGAGLHFAPQPGRIFLVGPSHTFLDLATAIDLGFARWDLSHLHEFRFPDGRCFGIPDDEDPRVVDYDTVRVASQVKRGDRFTYIFDFGANWEHHCQVLASNLDPLEVLGHVPQQPTPIWGWGWIPDQYGRRSYGAEA, encoded by the coding sequence TTGGCTGTTCGAGGGTGGTTTACCGTTCGTGTGGACCTGGTCTCCGGCGCCGGCCTCCACTTCGCGCCCCAGCCGGGCCGCATCTTCCTGGTCGGTCCCTCGCACACGTTCCTGGACCTGGCCACCGCGATCGACCTGGGCTTCGCCCGCTGGGACCTGAGCCATCTGCACGAGTTCCGCTTCCCCGACGGACGCTGTTTCGGCATCCCGGACGACGAGGACCCCCGGGTGGTCGACTACGATACGGTCCGGGTCGCGTCCCAGGTTAAGCGCGGGGACCGGTTTACCTACATCTTCGACTTCGGCGCGAACTGGGAGCACCACTGCCAGGTGCTGGCCTCCAACCTCGACCCGCTGGAGGTGTTGGGGCACGTGCCGCAGCAGCCGACGCCCATCTGGGGCTGGGGCTGGATTCCCGACCAGTACGGCCGCCGGAGCTACGGGGCGGAGGCCTGA
- a CDS encoding COG1470 family protein, which produces MSCRTMRWGTALAAAALALLTAALPAQAAQLNFSTRYPGIVVKPGESLSLTLNLSGDGGVADLSVRDLPEGWEPPVFRGSGYPVNQVYVPPGGSESVTLSLKVPDRAPEGTYRVVLAASSGGEVVELPLNITVTAGATGRASLRTDFPSIQAQAGTTYTFTVTLSNDGDLEEMFALSAAPPEGWNVVFQVSGKQVGTIPVEGNASQSISVSVTVPNEIEAGTYTVPIFARSGSAEARLDLSLEVLGKYALDLTTPDGRLSFDAVAGRKNGVTLEVKNTGTTEITGINFASTLPPNWTATFSPDSIDALAPGESRQVTVEVTPNSKALAGDYLVTLRARSDRASDSAEFRVAVQTPTLWGLAGVGVLAVVGGGLYWVFRTFGRR; this is translated from the coding sequence ATGTCGTGTCGCACCATGCGCTGGGGAACTGCCCTGGCGGCGGCCGCCCTGGCTCTGCTGACGGCGGCCCTGCCCGCCCAGGCGGCACAGCTGAACTTCTCGACCCGCTACCCCGGCATCGTCGTCAAGCCCGGCGAATCGCTGAGCCTGACCCTCAACCTGTCCGGCGATGGCGGCGTGGCGGACCTCTCGGTCCGGGACCTGCCCGAGGGCTGGGAGCCGCCCGTGTTCCGGGGTTCGGGCTACCCGGTGAACCAGGTGTACGTCCCGCCGGGAGGGAGCGAATCCGTCACCCTGAGCCTGAAGGTGCCCGATCGGGCCCCCGAGGGGACCTACCGGGTCGTGCTGGCGGCGTCCAGCGGCGGTGAGGTCGTCGAGTTGCCGCTGAACATCACGGTGACGGCCGGCGCCACCGGCCGGGCGAGCCTCAGGACCGACTTCCCGTCCATCCAGGCCCAGGCGGGCACCACCTACACCTTCACGGTGACCCTGAGCAACGACGGCGACCTGGAGGAGATGTTCGCCCTCTCCGCGGCGCCGCCCGAGGGGTGGAACGTGGTGTTCCAGGTCTCCGGCAAGCAGGTGGGCACTATCCCCGTGGAGGGTAACGCTTCCCAGTCCATCAGCGTGTCGGTCACCGTGCCCAACGAGATCGAGGCCGGCACTTACACCGTGCCGATCTTCGCCCGGTCCGGCTCCGCGGAGGCCCGCCTCGACCTGTCCCTGGAGGTGCTGGGCAAGTACGCCCTGGACCTGACCACCCCCGACGGCCGGCTCTCCTTCGACGCTGTGGCGGGCCGCAAGAACGGCGTGACCCTGGAGGTCAAGAACACCGGCACCACCGAGATCACGGGGATCAACTTCGCGTCCACCCTGCCGCCCAACTGGACGGCCACCTTCTCGCCTGACTCCATCGACGCGCTGGCCCCCGGCGAGAGCCGCCAGGTGACGGTGGAGGTGACGCCCAACAGCAAGGCCCTGGCGGGCGACTACCTGGTGACCCTCCGGGCCCGCAGCGACCGGGCCAGCGACAGCGCAGAGTTCCGGGTGGCGGTGCAGACGCCGACCCTGTGGGGCCTGGCGGGCGTGGGCGTCCTGGCCGTGGTGGGCGGCGGCCTGTACTGGGTCTTCCGCACCTTCGGCCGGAGGTGA
- a CDS encoding nucleotidyltransferase family protein: MTGAWTGLTRGGPVDAVVLAAGESRRMGRPKMLLPWDGGTVLEAVVRSLLAAPVRRVAVVLGHRASEHRAALRQLARESRVLVVENPRYREGMLTSAQCGVAVLLRKIPWGMAALSREETRVATALLPEETRDGTAPLREQTRNGAVLLREEPRDGAEPRREESRNGTTLLREETRNRAVLLREETQDGQALLREETWDGAGLLREETRDGAALFREETRDGAGLLREETQDGQALLREETRDGAGLRREQA; this comes from the coding sequence GTGACGGGCGCATGGACGGGGCTGACCCGGGGCGGGCCGGTGGACGCGGTGGTGCTGGCCGCCGGGGAATCCCGGCGCATGGGCCGCCCCAAGATGCTGCTCCCCTGGGACGGCGGGACGGTACTGGAAGCGGTGGTCCGGTCGCTGCTGGCGGCTCCCGTGCGGCGCGTCGCGGTCGTGCTGGGCCACCGCGCCTCCGAGCACCGGGCCGCCCTTCGCCAACTTGCACGGGAGAGCCGGGTTCTTGTCGTGGAAAACCCCCGCTACCGGGAAGGGATGCTGACCTCGGCTCAGTGCGGCGTGGCTGTACTACTTCGGAAGATACCCTGGGGCATGGCCGCCTTGAGCCGGGAAGAAACGCGGGTCGCAACGGCGCTGCTCCCGGAGGAAACCAGGGATGGGACAGCGCCACTTCGGGAGCAAACCCGGAACGGGGCAGTGCTGCTCCGGGAGGAACCTCGGGACGGGGCAGAGCCGCGTCGGGAGGAATCCCGGAATGGCACAACGCTGCTCCGGGAGGAAACCCGGAACAGGGCAGTGCTGCTCCGGGAGGAAACTCAGGACGGGCAAGCGCTGCTCCGGGAGGAAACTTGGGACGGGGCAGGGCTTCTCCGGGAGGAAACTCGGGACGGGGCAGCGCTGTTCCGGGAGGAAACTCGGGACGGGGCAGGGCTTCTCCGGGAGGAAACTCAGGACGGGCAAGCGCTGCTCCGGGAGGAAACTCGGGACGGGGCAGGGTTGCGTCGGGAGCAGGCCTGA
- a CDS encoding nucleotidyltransferase family protein, with translation MAALHLTEARARDGATAVQTGSAPAETNRGADPAVVLIALGDQPLITPAVVASILTGHRGGLTVPTCAERRGHPFCVDRSLLDDLLTLPPEAGLRELFLRHPGRVTLVPVATDAILRDIDTPSAYRRALAERAGEAQACRP, from the coding sequence GTGGCGGCGTTGCATTTGACGGAAGCTCGGGCCCGGGACGGCGCCACGGCCGTCCAGACTGGCTCGGCGCCCGCGGAGACGAACCGAGGCGCCGACCCGGCGGTCGTGCTGATCGCCCTGGGCGATCAGCCGCTGATCACGCCGGCCGTCGTCGCGTCCATCCTGACCGGTCACCGGGGCGGCCTCACGGTACCGACGTGCGCCGAGCGACGTGGCCACCCCTTCTGCGTGGACCGCAGCCTACTGGACGACCTCCTGACGCTGCCGCCCGAGGCGGGGCTTCGGGAGCTGTTCCTGCGCCACCCCGGGAGGGTGACGCTGGTGCCGGTGGCTACCGACGCGATCCTCCGGGACATCGACACGCCCTCGGCCTACCGCCGGGCCCTGGCAGAGCGGGCGGGAGAGGCGCAGGCGTGTCGTCCCTGA
- a CDS encoding CAP domain-containing protein — protein MQRALLRLLRMLPASLLLLSVGFSHGTVAALRPGPSGELPGPGPGPEARLALEMINRYRAAAGLPPVTYDPALGAAAQAHAEYLAANPDQWEPSAHGETPGSPGFTGLRPVDRAAANGYRGGVGEIIHFAGPAEAAVDGWLQTLYHRLPLLSPNTVALGYGVAASADGRYVNVLDYGVVPLSGGRDGGTAPSSPGPSSATAAPGSVAWPHPGQTGVPTHWDGREVPDPFLLHPGVTGPVGYPITLTFPGPVRSLRLTEASLHGPDGAVSVLRFDPVSDDRLTDTVALIPAEPLRPRSRYTVRMQGLVDRGGGPQPFSRSWSFSTGTDSHAPRVRSLTTWMDGIRLEGQGFGSGMAVYAGGLPVQGLQVADDGSATFRLPDRCPGDGTELLVVSPGGSETAVPLAAGCNLRKGADSPYRTVPLQIAGRSLDVPALLAPNGAVLVPEDALAALGAQPEPAGQPASMPGRTYWRLGDRFGAYTPGRVTAWVAGERVRLSLPVQPYDGVVYVDKAFVQRLAGVEIRLVNGVAHVGGH, from the coding sequence GTGCAGCGAGCTCTTCTCCGCCTTCTCCGCATGCTTCCGGCCAGTCTCCTTCTGCTCTCCGTAGGCTTCTCCCACGGAACCGTCGCTGCGCTGCGTCCCGGTCCGTCTGGTGAACTGCCCGGCCCCGGTCCCGGTCCCGAGGCCCGCCTGGCCCTGGAAATGATCAACCGGTACCGCGCCGCCGCCGGGCTGCCGCCGGTCACCTACGACCCGGCCCTGGGGGCTGCCGCCCAGGCCCACGCCGAGTACCTGGCGGCCAACCCGGACCAGTGGGAGCCCAGCGCCCACGGGGAGACCCCCGGCTCCCCCGGCTTTACCGGCCTCCGGCCCGTCGACCGGGCCGCCGCGAACGGGTACCGGGGCGGCGTCGGGGAGATCATCCACTTCGCCGGCCCCGCCGAAGCGGCGGTGGACGGCTGGCTCCAGACCCTCTACCACAGGCTGCCGCTGCTGAGCCCGAACACCGTCGCGCTGGGGTACGGCGTGGCGGCAAGTGCCGACGGGCGATATGTAAACGTGCTGGACTACGGCGTCGTCCCGCTCTCCGGCGGGCGGGACGGCGGGACTGCCCCGTCGTCGCCCGGGCCATCCTCGGCGACTGCGGCCCCTGGGTCCGTGGCCTGGCCGCATCCCGGACAGACGGGCGTCCCCACCCACTGGGACGGGCGCGAGGTGCCGGACCCCTTCCTCCTCCACCCGGGCGTGACGGGGCCGGTGGGGTATCCCATCACCCTGACCTTCCCCGGGCCGGTCCGGTCGCTCAGGCTGACCGAAGCCTCCCTGCACGGACCGGACGGTGCGGTGTCGGTGCTGCGCTTTGACCCGGTCAGCGACGACCGGCTCACCGACACAGTCGCCCTGATTCCGGCCGAACCGCTGCGGCCCAGGAGCCGCTACACGGTGCGGATGCAGGGCCTGGTGGACCGGGGCGGGGGACCGCAGCCATTTTCACGCTCGTGGTCCTTCTCTACGGGGACGGACAGCCATGCGCCGCGGGTCCGGAGCCTCACCACCTGGATGGATGGGATCCGACTGGAGGGTCAGGGCTTCGGGTCAGGGATGGCGGTCTACGCCGGCGGCCTGCCGGTTCAGGGGCTGCAGGTGGCGGACGACGGCTCGGCCACGTTCCGGCTGCCGGACCGCTGCCCGGGCGATGGGACCGAGCTGCTGGTGGTGAGTCCGGGCGGCTCCGAGACGGCGGTGCCTCTCGCCGCCGGGTGCAATCTCCGCAAGGGCGCGGATAGCCCGTACCGCACGGTGCCCCTGCAGATCGCGGGCCGATCCCTGGACGTGCCCGCGCTCCTCGCACCTAACGGTGCCGTGCTGGTGCCCGAGGACGCCCTGGCCGCCCTGGGGGCGCAACCGGAGCCGGCCGGACAGCCGGCGTCGATGCCGGGCAGGACGTACTGGCGCCTGGGCGATCGGTTCGGGGCCTACACGCCAGGCCGGGTCACGGCTTGGGTGGCCGGCGAGCGGGTGCGGCTCTCGCTGCCGGTGCAGCCGTACGACGGCGTCGTCTACGTGGACAAGGCCTTCGTCCAGCGGCTGGCCGGGGTGGAGATCCGGCTCGTCAACGGCGTGGCGCACGTGGGCGGCCACTGA
- a CDS encoding cytochrome b/b6 domain-containing protein, whose amino-acid sequence MHGLTTGASRRHRLLPDRETLRDAGIELLSYVGLVGDQGVLGFPGLQWPTAWRREVERAVGFRGFPPEGKYLATQRLLSYPLWVLVSLVVVATGLLKAMRYAYPLPAAVVRWSTTLHDWAFIATIVLLAIHVAAVTVVRSNWPLLRSMFTGTVSLEHVRAVHGRWYLELLREMEANTAAGSAPTEAASAPAAAGSIPATAGPTPASAGPAPAGAGDVPRPDHTDRGGKEAPR is encoded by the coding sequence GTGCACGGGCTGACCACCGGCGCCAGCCGCCGCCACCGGCTCCTGCCCGACCGGGAGACGCTGCGCGACGCGGGCATCGAGCTCCTGAGCTACGTCGGGCTGGTGGGCGACCAGGGCGTCCTGGGCTTCCCGGGCCTGCAGTGGCCGACCGCCTGGCGGCGGGAGGTCGAGCGGGCCGTGGGCTTCCGCGGCTTCCCGCCGGAGGGCAAGTATCTGGCCACCCAGCGGCTCCTGTCGTACCCCCTCTGGGTTCTGGTCTCCCTCGTCGTAGTAGCCACCGGGCTGCTCAAAGCGATGCGCTACGCTTACCCGCTGCCCGCCGCGGTGGTGCGCTGGTCCACGACCCTGCACGACTGGGCGTTCATCGCCACCATCGTGCTGCTCGCCATCCACGTGGCGGCGGTGACGGTCGTGCGCTCCAACTGGCCGCTCCTGCGCTCCATGTTCACCGGGACGGTGAGCCTGGAGCACGTGCGGGCGGTGCACGGCCGCTGGTACCTGGAGCTGCTGCGGGAGATGGAGGCGAACACGGCGGCCGGGTCGGCGCCGACGGAGGCAGCATCGGCTCCGGCCGCGGCAGGATCCATTCCGGCAACCGCAGGGCCGACTCCGGCCTCCGCAGGACCGGCTCCGGCGGGGGCAGGTGACGTCCCGCGGCCGGACCACACCGACCGGGGCGGAAAGGAGGCGCCGCGGTGA
- a CDS encoding ABC transporter permease subunit yields MAVLPKVQPKVWLERLRARSVEAKAAEPSPRGGLAAVVRKEFADHVSGWRMVILVLLLMVTGIGSLYTAAQTIRSVVGATAATPSFVFLRLFTGGSTQLPPLTWFMAFLAPLLGIALGFDAICGEQNRRTLSRVLAQPIHRDAVINGKFLAGLLSVTITFVALLLGVGGLGLIMLGVPPTGDELLRLVAYGVLTIIYVAFWLALAILFSVVFQNAATSALASIAVWLFFNVFWDLIVNVAAGDDPVGLGLWLMRLSPGYLYSEATVTLLTPKVRTLGAVTLEQVLGALEGVLSVDQSIMLIWPHAVGLVALTAVCFAVSYILFMRREIRA; encoded by the coding sequence GTGGCCGTTCTACCGAAGGTGCAGCCTAAGGTCTGGCTGGAGCGGCTCAGGGCCCGGTCGGTGGAGGCGAAGGCGGCTGAACCGTCCCCGCGCGGCGGCCTGGCCGCGGTGGTGCGCAAGGAGTTCGCGGACCACGTGAGCGGCTGGCGCATGGTGATCCTGGTGCTGCTGCTCATGGTCACCGGCATCGGGTCGCTGTACACGGCCGCACAGACGATCCGGAGCGTTGTGGGGGCTACGGCGGCCACGCCCAGCTTCGTGTTCCTCCGGCTCTTCACCGGCGGCAGCACCCAGCTGCCCCCGCTGACCTGGTTCATGGCGTTCCTGGCGCCGCTGCTGGGCATCGCCCTCGGGTTTGATGCGATCTGCGGCGAGCAGAACCGGCGGACCCTGAGCCGGGTGCTGGCCCAGCCGATCCACCGGGATGCGGTGATCAACGGCAAGTTCCTGGCCGGCCTGCTGAGCGTCACCATCACCTTCGTCGCCCTGCTGCTCGGCGTCGGCGGCCTGGGCCTCATCATGCTCGGCGTGCCGCCCACCGGCGATGAGCTGCTCCGGCTGGTGGCCTACGGCGTGCTCACCATCATCTACGTGGCGTTCTGGCTGGCCCTGGCGATTCTGTTCTCGGTGGTCTTCCAGAACGCCGCCACGTCGGCCTTGGCCTCCATCGCGGTCTGGCTGTTCTTCAACGTCTTCTGGGACCTGATCGTCAACGTGGCCGCGGGGGACGATCCGGTGGGGCTGGGGCTCTGGCTCATGCGGCTGTCTCCGGGGTACCTGTACTCCGAGGCGACGGTGACGCTGCTTACGCCCAAGGTGCGGACGCTCGGCGCGGTGACGCTGGAGCAGGTGCTGGGGGCGCTGGAGGGCGTGTTGTCGGTGGACCAGTCGATCATGCTGATCTGGCCCCATGCCGTGGGGCTGGTGGCCCTGACGGCGGTGTGCTTCGCCGTTTCCTACATCCTCTTCATGCGGCGGGAGATCCGCGCGTGA
- a CDS encoding XdhC family protein, which yields MDDPILLLRASLAAGERVALATVVHTRGHCPREVGAKMLVWRDGRTAGSIGGGCGENRIRLAALTALDEGRPTLEQVDLLDDPSLPDGAVCGGVMEVLIEPFGC from the coding sequence GTGGACGATCCCATTCTGCTCCTGCGGGCATCGCTGGCGGCGGGGGAGCGCGTGGCCCTGGCGACCGTGGTGCACACCCGCGGCCACTGCCCCCGGGAGGTGGGGGCGAAGATGCTGGTCTGGCGGGACGGCCGTACCGCCGGGTCCATCGGCGGCGGCTGCGGCGAGAACCGGATCCGCCTCGCCGCCCTCACCGCCCTGGACGAGGGGCGCCCAACCCTGGAGCAGGTCGACCTGCTGGACGACCCCTCCCTCCCCGACGGCGCCGTCTGTGGCGGGGTGATGGAGGTGCTGATCGAACCGTTTGGCTGCTGA
- a CDS encoding XdhC family protein, whose protein sequence is MSYLNALAQEIAAERPVAVAKVVEGPWAGCAVVAGPGGIHYVDPRLQAAPEGLAEGMAELAAGLLVRGESGCHRLRLPAGSVRVYVESHLPPPVLLVVGAGHVGREVARAGALAGFQVWVVDDRREYAHPAHFPTAYRVICVPLPEELAALAPGERHHVVLVTRGHAQDAACLAALAGAPVPYVGMIGSRKRVGAVFDALRAGGVDEEWLGRVRAPIGLDIGARTPGEIAIAVVAEVIATRRGGTGKPLSALDRPLIHLSRR, encoded by the coding sequence ATGTCGTACCTGAACGCGCTGGCACAGGAGATCGCCGCCGAACGCCCGGTGGCCGTCGCGAAGGTGGTCGAGGGCCCGTGGGCGGGATGCGCCGTGGTCGCAGGACCGGGCGGGATCCATTACGTCGATCCCCGGCTCCAGGCGGCGCCGGAAGGGCTGGCGGAGGGGATGGCCGAGCTCGCCGCCGGCCTGCTCGTCCGGGGGGAGTCGGGCTGCCATCGGCTGCGCCTGCCGGCGGGCAGCGTGCGGGTGTACGTGGAGTCCCACCTGCCGCCGCCGGTGCTGCTGGTGGTGGGCGCCGGGCACGTGGGCCGGGAGGTGGCCAGGGCGGGCGCCCTGGCGGGCTTCCAGGTCTGGGTGGTGGACGATCGGCGGGAGTACGCCCACCCGGCCCACTTCCCCACCGCCTACCGGGTGATCTGCGTCCCGCTCCCAGAGGAGCTGGCCGCGCTCGCGCCGGGGGAGCGGCACCACGTGGTGCTGGTCACCCGGGGCCACGCCCAGGACGCGGCCTGCCTGGCGGCGCTGGCCGGGGCGCCCGTGCCCTACGTCGGCATGATCGGCAGCCGAAAGCGGGTAGGGGCCGTGTTCGACGCCCTGCGGGCCGGGGGCGTGGACGAGGAGTGGTTGGGCCGCGTCCGTGCGCCCATCGGGCTGGACATCGGGGCGCGGACCCCCGGCGAGATCGCCATTGCCGTCGTCGCCGAGGTGATCGCCACCCGGCGGGGAGGCACCGGCAAGCCGCTCTCCGCCCTGGACAGGCCCCTCATCCACCTGAGCCGGAGGTGA
- a CDS encoding ABC transporter ATP-binding protein: MAETVIETRGLVKRYGEFTAVDGLDLEVQAGEVFGLLGPNGAGKTTTILMLLGLTEPTEGWIRVLGHDPVRDPIAVKRVTGYLPDNVGFYDDMTGRQNLMYTAELNGIPRREAAAEIDRLLTRVGLAHAADTRVGAYSRGMRQRLGVADVLLKRPRVVIMDEPTLGLDPEGARAFLELIRQLADEGMTVMLSSHLLYQVQEVCDRVAIFVKGQMIACGRVDELADQALAGEPLRLELELAPCSNGLLTALEQLDGVAELQRLGGSGESVRLALVCRKDLRAEVTRAVASHGAAVLHLSQAGRSLDDIYRRYFADGGETGGRSTEGAA, from the coding sequence GTGGCGGAGACCGTGATAGAGACCCGCGGCCTGGTGAAGCGCTATGGCGAGTTCACGGCGGTGGACGGCCTGGACCTGGAGGTGCAGGCCGGTGAGGTGTTCGGCCTGCTCGGGCCCAACGGCGCGGGCAAGACGACCACCATCCTGATGCTCCTGGGGCTCACCGAACCCACCGAGGGCTGGATCCGGGTGCTGGGCCACGACCCGGTGCGGGACCCCATCGCCGTCAAGCGGGTGACCGGTTACCTGCCCGACAACGTGGGGTTCTACGACGACATGACCGGCCGGCAGAACCTCATGTACACAGCCGAACTGAACGGCATCCCCCGGCGGGAGGCGGCCGCGGAGATCGACCGGCTGCTGACCCGGGTGGGGCTTGCCCACGCCGCGGATACCCGGGTGGGCGCCTACTCCCGGGGCATGCGGCAGCGGCTCGGGGTGGCCGACGTGCTGCTGAAGCGGCCCCGGGTGGTGATCATGGACGAGCCGACCCTCGGCCTGGACCCCGAGGGCGCCCGGGCCTTCCTGGAGCTTATCCGGCAGCTGGCCGACGAGGGCATGACGGTCATGCTCTCCTCCCACCTGCTGTACCAGGTGCAGGAGGTTTGTGACCGGGTGGCGATCTTCGTGAAGGGCCAGATGATCGCCTGCGGCCGGGTGGATGAGCTGGCCGACCAGGCCCTGGCCGGGGAGCCCCTGCGGCTGGAGCTGGAGCTCGCCCCCTGCTCGAACGGGCTGCTCACGGCCCTGGAGCAGCTGGACGGGGTTGCGGAACTGCAGCGGTTGGGCGGCTCGGGCGAGTCCGTCCGGCTGGCGCTGGTCTGCCGGAAGGATCTGCGGGCTGAGGTGACGCGGGCGGTCGCCTCCCACGGCGCCGCCGTGCTGCACCTGAGCCAGGCGGGCCGCAGCCTGGACGACATCTACCGGCGCTACTTCGCCGACGGAGGTGAGACCGGTGGCCGTTCTACCGAAGGTGCAGCCTAA